The following are from one region of the Vitis riparia cultivar Riparia Gloire de Montpellier isolate 1030 chromosome 9, EGFV_Vit.rip_1.0, whole genome shotgun sequence genome:
- the LOC117922731 gene encoding probable polygalacturonase At3g15720, which translates to MTTVSQMDLLPFFLMLCMATSGMSIMTNSLLSPSFNVVSYGAVGNGKTDDSKAFMKAWSAVCHGQSHDAHLIIPPKTFLLKPVKFSGPCKASRITVQVLGKLVASTNKRAFNGNYWLLFHKVKGLTLWGKGSIDGKGSAWWQQHDSDFRPAALKFYECPGMVLKGLTHLNSQKQHIVITKCHGALISKIKVIAPEDSPNTDGINIASSKNVRVQRSHISTGDDCIAISAGSSNIKIKGMTCAPSHGISIGALGDPGKPDESVEKVDVSDCTFKGPGIGVRIKTWQGGRGRVRNISYKNIEVQEVGTPIVIDQFYCPRGGCKNNSDAVRVSDVSYSGIRGTYTRDDAMSLLCSQNAACTNIVLDNINLRTMDPKKAAKVKCFNVKGRSQDVKPVVDCLSH; encoded by the exons ATGACAACAGTATCACAGATg GACCTTCTCCCCTTCTTCTTGATGTTGTGCATGGCAACATCTGGAATGAGCATTATGACAAATTCTCTACTCAGTCCTTCTTTCAATGTGGTGAGCTATGGAGCTGTTGGCAATGGAAAAACAGATGATTCCAAA GCATTTATGAAGGCATGGTCTGCAGTCTGCCATGGTCAATCACATGATGCTCACCTTATCATACCACCGAAGACATTCTTACTGAAGCCTGTGAAATTTAGCGGCCCATGCAAAGCCTCTCGTATCACTGTTCAG GTATTAGGAAAACTCGTAGCATCTACCAACAAAAGGGCATTCAACGGTAACTATTGGCTTCTCTTCCATAAGGTGAAAGGGCTTACTCTGTGGGGAAAGGGATCCATCGACGGCAAAGGGTCTGCTTGGTGGCAACAGCATGACAGTGACTTTAGACCAGCC GCACTGAAATTTTATGAGTGTCCAGGCATGGTGCTTAAAGGATTGACCCATCTCAACAGCCAAAAACAACACATTGTTATCACCAAATGCCATGGTGCATTGATCTCTAAGATCAAAGTAATCGCCCCTGAAGATAGCCCTAATACAGACGGTATCAATATTGCTAGCTCAAAGAATGTACGAGTACAGCGCTCTCACATTTCAACTG GTGATGACTGTATTGCTATTAGTGCGGGTTCttctaatatcaaaataaaggGCATGACATGTGCACCTAGTCATGGGATTAG TATTGGAGCGCTTGGAGATCCTGGAAAACCTGATGAATCAGTGGAAAAAGTAGATGTTAGTGATTGTACATTTAAAGGACCTGGGATTGGAGTTAGGATCAAAACATGGCAG ggAGGACGGGGCCGTGTCAGGAACATTTCATACAAGAACATTGAAGTCCAAGAAGTTGGCACTCCCATTGTCATCGACCAATTTTACTGTCCCCGCGGAGGTTGCAAGAACAAT AGCGACGCAGTTCGGGTGAGCGACGTATCGTACAGTGGGATCCGGGGGACTTATACTAGGGATGATGCCATGTCTTTGCTTTGTAGTCAGAATGCTGCCTGCACCAACATTGTGCTTGATAATATCAATTTGAGAACCATGGATCCAAAGAAGGCGGCTAAGGTTAAGTGCTTCAATGTCAAGGGGAGATCACAGGATGTGAAACCTGTTGTCGATTGCCTATCACACTAG
- the LOC117921645 gene encoding chaperone protein dnaJ A7A, chloroplastic-like isoform X1, translating to MAITSLSSLSFNPDRPLLLFSSSNGPSSSSSSSFFTGGTHFRTHKSLACVNLPSSSLSSKRVSVVVAASSDYYSTLGVPKSASSKEIKAAYRKLARQYHPDVNKQPGATEKFKEISAAYEVLSDDKKRSLYDQFGEAGVKSGVGGQAGAYTTNPFDLFETFFGPSMGGFSGMDQAGFRTRRRTTVSKGEDIRYDMTLKFSEAIFGAEKEFELSHLETCEVCTGTGAKIGSKMRICSTCGGRGQVMRTEQTPFGLFSQRVNSEDRSVNEKTINAWQLYTYRYRTS from the exons ATGGCAATCACATCTCTCTCTTCTCTCAGCTTCAATCCCGACCGTCCACTTCTTCTCTTCTCCTCATCCAATggcccttcttcttcttcctcctcctctttCTTCACTGGTGGCACCCATTTCCGGACCCACAAGAGTCTCGCCTGTGTAAACTTACCTTCTTCTTCTCTATCCAGTAAAAGGGTCTCTGTGGTGGTTGCTGCTTCTTCGGACTATTATTCCACACTTGGGGTTCCCAAATCTGCCAGTAGCAAGGAAATCAAGGCGGCTTATCGAAAGTTAGCTCGCCAG tatcATCCTGATGTCAACAAACAACCTGGAGCCACCGAAAAGTTCAAGGAGATTAGTGCTGCATATGAG GTGCTATCAGATGATAAAAAGAGGTCTTTGTATGATCAATTTGGTGAAGCTGGAGTGAAGAGCGGTGTCGGGGGACAAGCTGGTGCTTATACG aCTAATCCTTTTGATCTATTTGAAACCTTCTTTGGACCAAGCATGGGTGGGTTCTCTGGTATGGACCAAGCTGGATTCAGAACACGGCGGCGTACTACTGTCTCTAAAGGTGAAGATATACG TTATGACATGACTTTAAAATTTTCTGAGGCTATATTTGGGGCTGAAAAGGAATTTGAGCTTTCCCATCTGGAAACATGTGAAGTTTGCACTGGTACTGGAGCAAAGATAGGCTCCAAGATGAGGATATGCTCAACTTGTGGTGGCAGGGGTCAAGTTATGCGAACTGAACAAACACCTTTTGGCTTGTTTTCGCAG AGAGTGAACTCTGAAGATAGGAGTGTAAATGAGAAAACTATTAATGCTTGGCAACTCTATACTTACAGATATAGAACATCATGA
- the LOC117921645 gene encoding chaperone protein dnaJ A7A, chloroplastic-like isoform X2, with product MAITSLSSLSFNPDRPLLLFSSSNGPSSSSSSSFFTGGTHFRTHKSLACVNLPSSSLSSKRVSVVVAASSDYYSTLGVPKSASSKEIKAAYRKLARQYHPDVNKQPGATEKFKEISAAYEVLSDDKKRSLYDQFGEAGVKSGVGGQAGAYTTNPFDLFETFFGPSMGGFSGMDQAGFRTRRRTTVSKGEDIRYDMTLKFSEAIFGAEKEFELSHLETCEVCTGTGAKIGSKMRICSTCGGRGQVMRTEQTPFGLFSQI from the exons ATGGCAATCACATCTCTCTCTTCTCTCAGCTTCAATCCCGACCGTCCACTTCTTCTCTTCTCCTCATCCAATggcccttcttcttcttcctcctcctctttCTTCACTGGTGGCACCCATTTCCGGACCCACAAGAGTCTCGCCTGTGTAAACTTACCTTCTTCTTCTCTATCCAGTAAAAGGGTCTCTGTGGTGGTTGCTGCTTCTTCGGACTATTATTCCACACTTGGGGTTCCCAAATCTGCCAGTAGCAAGGAAATCAAGGCGGCTTATCGAAAGTTAGCTCGCCAG tatcATCCTGATGTCAACAAACAACCTGGAGCCACCGAAAAGTTCAAGGAGATTAGTGCTGCATATGAG GTGCTATCAGATGATAAAAAGAGGTCTTTGTATGATCAATTTGGTGAAGCTGGAGTGAAGAGCGGTGTCGGGGGACAAGCTGGTGCTTATACG aCTAATCCTTTTGATCTATTTGAAACCTTCTTTGGACCAAGCATGGGTGGGTTCTCTGGTATGGACCAAGCTGGATTCAGAACACGGCGGCGTACTACTGTCTCTAAAGGTGAAGATATACG TTATGACATGACTTTAAAATTTTCTGAGGCTATATTTGGGGCTGAAAAGGAATTTGAGCTTTCCCATCTGGAAACATGTGAAGTTTGCACTGGTACTGGAGCAAAGATAGGCTCCAAGATGAGGATATGCTCAACTTGTGGTGGCAGGGGTCAAGTTATGCGAACTGAACAAACACCTTTTGGCTTGTTTTCGCAG ATATAG
- the LOC117921645 gene encoding chaperone protein dnaJ A7A, chloroplastic-like isoform X3: MAITSLSSLSFNPDRPLLLFSSSNGPSSSSSSSFFTGGTHFRTHKSLACVNLPSSSLSSKRVSVVVAASSDYYSTLGVPKSASSKEIKAAYRKLARQYHPDVNKQPGATEKFKEISAAYEVLSDDKKRSLYDQFGEAGVKSGVGGQAGAYTTNPFDLFETFFGPSMGGFSGMDQAGFRTRRRTTVSKGEDIRVSVMT; the protein is encoded by the exons ATGGCAATCACATCTCTCTCTTCTCTCAGCTTCAATCCCGACCGTCCACTTCTTCTCTTCTCCTCATCCAATggcccttcttcttcttcctcctcctctttCTTCACTGGTGGCACCCATTTCCGGACCCACAAGAGTCTCGCCTGTGTAAACTTACCTTCTTCTTCTCTATCCAGTAAAAGGGTCTCTGTGGTGGTTGCTGCTTCTTCGGACTATTATTCCACACTTGGGGTTCCCAAATCTGCCAGTAGCAAGGAAATCAAGGCGGCTTATCGAAAGTTAGCTCGCCAG tatcATCCTGATGTCAACAAACAACCTGGAGCCACCGAAAAGTTCAAGGAGATTAGTGCTGCATATGAG GTGCTATCAGATGATAAAAAGAGGTCTTTGTATGATCAATTTGGTGAAGCTGGAGTGAAGAGCGGTGTCGGGGGACAAGCTGGTGCTTATACG aCTAATCCTTTTGATCTATTTGAAACCTTCTTTGGACCAAGCATGGGTGGGTTCTCTGGTATGGACCAAGCTGGATTCAGAACACGGCGGCGTACTACTGTCTCTAAAGGTGAAGATATACG TGTTTCAGTTATGACATGA